In a genomic window of Comamonadaceae bacterium OTU4NAUVB1:
- the tsaD gene encoding tRNA (adenosine(37)-N6)-threonylcarbamoyltransferase complex transferase subunit TsaD: MLVLGIESSCDETGVALVETRAEAGAGLPVLLSHALHSQIAMHQAYGGVVPELASRDHIRRVLPLARTVFKEAGRSLGDVDVVAYTRGPGLAGALLVGAGVACALGAALERPVLGVHHLEGHLLSPFLSADAPEFPFVALLVSGGHTQLMRVDGVGRYALLGETIDDAAGEAFDKSAKLMGLPYPGGPWLARLAEAGNPAAFKLPRPLLHSGDLDFSFAGLKTAVLTQARKLGDDLEARKADLAASTQAAIVEVLLKKSLAALDRTGLRRLVVAGGVGANSALRAQLNAACAARRVRVHYPELHLCTDNGAMIAMAAAMRLQAGVQSATTAYAFDVKPRWPLDQVADAVV, encoded by the coding sequence ATGCTGGTCCTCGGAATCGAATCCTCCTGCGACGAAACGGGCGTGGCCCTCGTCGAAACCCGCGCCGAGGCCGGCGCCGGCCTGCCGGTGCTGCTGTCCCACGCGCTGCACAGTCAGATCGCCATGCACCAGGCCTACGGCGGCGTCGTGCCCGAGCTGGCCAGTCGCGACCACATCCGTCGCGTGCTGCCGCTGGCCCGGACGGTGTTCAAGGAAGCCGGCCGGTCACTGGGCGACGTGGACGTGGTGGCGTACACGCGCGGGCCGGGCCTGGCCGGCGCGCTGCTGGTGGGGGCCGGCGTGGCCTGCGCGCTGGGCGCTGCGCTGGAGCGGCCGGTGCTCGGCGTGCATCACCTGGAGGGGCACCTGCTGTCGCCCTTCCTGAGCGCCGATGCGCCGGAATTTCCGTTCGTCGCGCTGCTCGTCTCCGGTGGTCACACGCAGCTCATGCGCGTCGACGGCGTGGGCCGCTACGCACTGCTGGGGGAAACCATCGACGACGCGGCGGGCGAGGCCTTCGACAAGTCGGCCAAGCTGATGGGGCTGCCGTATCCGGGCGGACCGTGGCTGGCCCGGCTGGCCGAGGCCGGGAATCCAGCCGCCTTCAAGCTGCCGCGACCGCTCCTGCACAGCGGGGACCTGGATTTCTCCTTCGCCGGCCTGAAGACGGCCGTGCTCACGCAGGCCAGGAAGCTCGGCGACGACCTGGAGGCGCGCAAGGCCGACCTGGCGGCATCGACCCAGGCGGCCATCGTGGAGGTGCTGCTCAAGAAGTCGCTGGCCGCGCTGGACCGGACGGGCCTGAGGCGACTGGTGGTGGCCGGTGGAGTGGGTGCCAACTCGGCCCTGCGTGCGCAACTGAACGCGGCCTGCGCGGCACGGCGCGTGCGGGTGCACTATCCCGAACTGCACCTGTGCACCGACAACGGCGCCATGATCGCCATGGCCGCGGCGATGCGGCTCCAGGCGGGGGTCCAGTCGGCCACGACCGCCTACGCCTTCGACGTCAAGCCGCGCTGGCCGCTCGACCAGGTCGCCGACGCCGTGGTCTGA